In the Natronogracilivirga saccharolytica genome, one interval contains:
- a CDS encoding ABC transporter permease: MDNTSYIFISNVQLGLAALLLIVNIALSVALRLGLGRDLIVSAIRMTVQLVLVGFILEWIFQTREPLLIILMALIMAGLAGIAAVHRTSRRFPGIYWNSLVTIGTSGFLVTGAAITGILNVTPWYDPQYMIPLLGMVLGNALTGISLGLDRMMEECLKNRNWIETMLSHGASRWEAAHEQIREALRTGMIPTVNAMMIMGIVSLPGMMTGQILAGADPMDAVRYQIVIMFMVAACTALATLGVVLLAYRVLFSADHRLMDNRISEKK, from the coding sequence ATGGATAATACATCCTATATCTTCATCAGCAATGTGCAGCTGGGCCTGGCCGCACTGCTGCTCATAGTGAACATCGCATTGTCAGTGGCACTGCGCCTGGGCCTGGGCAGGGATTTGATTGTATCTGCCATCCGGATGACCGTACAGCTGGTTTTGGTTGGATTCATTCTGGAGTGGATTTTTCAGACACGGGAGCCGTTGCTGATTATTTTAATGGCGCTGATCATGGCCGGACTTGCCGGTATTGCGGCGGTGCACCGGACCAGCCGGCGTTTTCCGGGAATTTACTGGAACAGCCTTGTCACCATTGGAACCAGCGGTTTTCTTGTGACGGGAGCAGCCATAACAGGCATTTTGAATGTTACCCCCTGGTACGACCCACAGTATATGATTCCGTTGCTCGGAATGGTGCTTGGCAATGCGCTCACTGGTATTTCGCTGGGACTTGACCGGATGATGGAGGAATGCCTTAAAAACCGAAACTGGATTGAAACCATGCTTTCCCACGGGGCAAGCCGATGGGAGGCCGCCCACGAGCAAATACGTGAGGCACTCCGTACGGGAATGATACCGACCGTCAATGCGATGATGATAATGGGGATTGTCAGTCTGCCCGGCATGATGACCGGACAAATTCTGGCCGGAGCCGATCCCATGGATGCCGTGCGCTATCAGATTGTAATTATGTTCATGGTAGCTGCCTGTACGGCTCTGGCTACCCTTGGTGTCGTACTGCTTGCCTACCGGGTGCTGTTTTCAGCAGACCACAGACTGATGGATAACCGTATCTCAGAAAAGAAGTAG
- a CDS encoding ABC transporter ATP-binding protein, translating into MLAAKNIRRLIDGVPIWSGLSFKLKPGDRLALRGPSGSGKTLLMRSLVGLDEIDGGEILYDGRSLDDWHLPDYRRRVRYIPQDASFITGTVKDSISLFFRFKANRDLQLDEYLLDSLTAQLQLPANFLEKTADRLSGGEKQIVALIRSLMLQPEVLLLDEPTSNLDESMVSNAEQLIEHWIRQDSSRSLIWTSHDTRQLDCMTNQNLHISNYG; encoded by the coding sequence ATGCTTGCAGCAAAAAATATCCGCAGACTGATCGATGGTGTGCCGATCTGGTCGGGACTATCATTTAAATTGAAACCCGGAGATCGTCTGGCCTTGCGCGGACCGTCCGGATCCGGAAAAACACTGCTGATGCGCTCCCTGGTTGGTCTTGACGAGATTGATGGCGGTGAAATTTTGTATGACGGCCGCAGCCTGGATGACTGGCACCTTCCCGATTACAGACGCCGGGTAAGATATATACCCCAGGACGCCTCATTCATCACAGGTACCGTAAAGGACAGCATCTCGCTTTTTTTTCGGTTCAAAGCCAACCGCGATCTGCAGCTTGATGAATACCTGCTGGATTCACTGACAGCTCAGCTGCAGCTGCCTGCGAATTTTCTGGAAAAAACGGCTGACCGGCTCTCTGGCGGTGAAAAACAGATTGTTGCCTTGATCCGCTCTCTTATGCTGCAGCCCGAAGTGCTTCTGCTGGATGAGCCCACATCCAACCTGGATGAATCCATGGTTTCAAACGCTGAACAGCTCATTGAGCATTGGATCAGGCAGGACAGCAGCAGGAGTTTAATATGGACGAGTCATGATACCCGGCAGCTTGATTGCATGACGAACCAAAACCTTCACATCAGCAATTATGGATAA
- the menB gene encoding 1,4-dihydroxy-2-naphthoyl-CoA synthase has product MNWNTVKNFEDITYKKSDGIARIAFNRPEVRNAFRPKTIFEMYEAFTDAREDNEIGVVLLTGEGPAADGKYAFSSGGDQKIRGDAGYVGDDGIPRLNVLDLQKLIRSMPKPVIALVAGYAIGGGHVLHVICDLTIAADNAVFGQTGPKVGSFDGGFGSSYLASIVGQKKAREIWYLCRQYNAEEAEKMGLVNKVVPVDQLEAEGVQWAKEILEKSPIAIRCLKSAFNADIDGQAGIQELAGNATLLYYMSEEGQEGKNAYNEKRKPDFRKYPWLP; this is encoded by the coding sequence ATGAACTGGAACACTGTCAAAAATTTTGAGGACATTACCTACAAAAAATCAGACGGTATCGCCCGGATTGCATTCAACCGTCCGGAAGTCCGCAATGCATTCCGCCCCAAAACCATTTTTGAAATGTACGAAGCTTTCACCGATGCACGTGAGGACAATGAAATCGGGGTGGTACTGCTGACGGGAGAAGGACCTGCTGCCGACGGAAAATATGCATTCAGTTCCGGTGGTGATCAGAAAATCCGGGGAGATGCCGGTTATGTCGGTGACGATGGCATTCCGAGACTGAATGTGCTGGATCTGCAAAAGCTGATACGTTCGATGCCCAAACCGGTCATTGCACTTGTAGCGGGGTACGCTATCGGAGGCGGACATGTGCTGCATGTGATCTGCGACCTTACCATTGCAGCGGACAATGCCGTTTTCGGTCAGACCGGCCCCAAGGTCGGCAGCTTTGACGGCGGATTTGGTTCAAGCTATCTTGCCAGTATAGTAGGCCAGAAAAAAGCGCGTGAAATCTGGTATTTATGCCGTCAATACAATGCCGAAGAAGCCGAAAAGATGGGGCTGGTTAACAAGGTCGTACCCGTTGATCAGCTTGAAGCAGAGGGAGTTCAATGGGCAAAGGAAATACTGGAGAAAAGTCCGATCGCGATTCGCTGCCTGAAATCTGCCTTCAATGCGGATATTGACGGGCAGGCCGGTATCCAGGAGCTGGCCGGAAATGCCACACTGCTCTACTACATGAGCGAAGAGGGCCAGGAGGGCAAAAATGCGTATAACGAAAAGCGAAAGCCGGACTTCCGTAAATATCCCTGGCTGCCGTGA
- a CDS encoding fibronectin type III domain-containing protein, translating to MNTSAKYRVRLIAVAALLIIIQSCRTPDPAVTPEPEPEDPRIERIRDAVNKTIDEMYETGEPVELTTAVEVDTILLDDEAMTIDIHMNERFSYSPLRPDINDQIYSLLDENMHRRFRNYKVTLYSLEEPISNLVPNMYRRSPEAYDRERMPYADELRPLPIVRRHDRNVEPGHGLEGRQIALWHSHGWYYEKQKQRWEWQRPRLFHTSEDLLPMAFTIPYLIPMLENAGAHVWVPRERDIQKNKVVVDFDSSSFESRVAFRSFTGSTPVSRDGHDTAGEEWEDADPQTWQTDEPGFAIGSPPYKDGENPFRMGSYRYIESDEDGASAIQWIPDIPEDGKYAVYISYASLEESAEDAFYSVYHRGGRTDFSVNQTIGGGTWVYLGHFEFDEGVNPEQGRVDLVSYSQESSLITADAVRFGGGMGNIEREGQTGGRPRYLEAARYHLQYSGMPDSLVYALSDGRSDVVDDFQGRGEWVNYLRGAPYGPNKDRDTPGLGIPIDASLSFHTDAGITRNDTVVGTLMIYSIEDGDSLRRFPDEVSRLTNRDFADIMQTEIVEDIRSTWDPAWNRRHLFNRKYSEAFRPNVPAVLLELLSHQNFLDMQYALDPRFRFDVSRTLYKSMLRFISDRYQVDYIVQPLPVSNFRITATGDDSVRLRWNAVSDTLEPTADPDRYIVYKKKGDKPFDNGRITEQTQITVDGLTPGEMYQFKVVAANDGGKSFPSEKLAVSLQDNPGPSVLIVNGFERVSGPAIVDEPGFKGFANFSDRGVPDRYDISFTGDQFDFDPDSEWLTNDAPGHGASYADYETRVIPGNSFAFPAVYGESLQQLGLSFSSASMASIRDRQVDMSDYDAVILIFGMQKSTPWPKQELLDREPAFPVFPERTREEIARYLKLGGRLFISGAHVGSDAADRAGDDPGVLDFIQDTLGYSSETNHAARTGDVRVVSDSLLPVNTRFSFNTEYHRDIYITDAPDAIEPYGDPVEPGVSSVDDGGAQNDALIMKTADTSGTASEETIKNKKRLSTGNLYPLGPETLIRFEENQFSAGVGKRTGTHAVVTFGFPFETIKERDERRLVLEGVMKYLGVLEAAD from the coding sequence GTGAACACCTCTGCCAAATACCGTGTACGACTCATTGCTGTTGCAGCGCTTCTCATTATCATCCAGTCATGCCGCACTCCGGATCCCGCTGTGACACCCGAACCTGAACCCGAAGATCCGCGCATAGAACGCATCCGCGATGCCGTCAATAAAACCATCGATGAAATGTATGAAACCGGCGAACCGGTTGAACTGACCACCGCCGTTGAAGTGGACACCATCCTGCTGGACGATGAAGCCATGACCATCGATATCCATATGAATGAGCGGTTTTCATACTCTCCGCTGCGGCCGGATATCAATGATCAGATTTACAGCCTGCTGGATGAAAACATGCACCGCAGATTCCGGAATTACAAGGTAACCCTTTATTCCCTTGAAGAACCCATTTCGAATCTGGTTCCCAATATGTACCGGCGATCGCCGGAAGCTTATGACCGCGAGCGCATGCCTTATGCCGATGAACTGCGGCCGCTGCCCATTGTGCGGCGGCATGACCGGAACGTTGAGCCCGGCCACGGCCTCGAGGGCCGGCAGATTGCTTTATGGCACAGCCACGGATGGTATTATGAAAAGCAGAAGCAGCGATGGGAATGGCAGCGCCCCAGATTGTTTCATACTTCGGAGGACCTGCTGCCGATGGCATTCACCATCCCGTATCTGATCCCGATGCTGGAAAACGCCGGTGCCCATGTCTGGGTGCCCCGGGAGCGCGACATCCAGAAAAACAAAGTGGTGGTCGATTTTGACAGCTCATCGTTCGAAAGCCGCGTCGCATTTCGCAGTTTCACAGGCAGTACACCGGTCAGCCGCGATGGCCATGATACCGCAGGTGAGGAGTGGGAGGATGCTGATCCTCAGACATGGCAAACCGACGAGCCAGGCTTTGCAATTGGCAGTCCTCCCTATAAGGATGGAGAAAATCCGTTCCGGATGGGATCCTATCGCTACATCGAATCAGATGAAGATGGTGCATCGGCCATTCAATGGATACCTGATATTCCGGAAGACGGGAAATATGCCGTTTATATCTCTTATGCCTCGCTTGAAGAGTCGGCGGAGGATGCATTCTATTCGGTATATCACCGCGGTGGCCGGACCGATTTTTCTGTCAATCAGACCATCGGCGGCGGGACCTGGGTCTATCTTGGCCATTTTGAGTTTGATGAAGGCGTGAATCCGGAGCAGGGAAGGGTAGATCTGGTCTCCTACAGCCAGGAATCATCGCTGATTACCGCCGACGCCGTCCGTTTCGGTGGCGGAATGGGCAACATCGAAAGAGAAGGACAGACAGGAGGCCGGCCCCGCTATCTCGAGGCGGCTCGTTACCATTTGCAATACTCCGGCATGCCCGACTCCCTGGTTTATGCGCTCAGTGACGGACGCTCCGATGTTGTTGACGATTTTCAGGGCCGCGGGGAGTGGGTGAATTACTTGCGAGGTGCACCATACGGACCCAACAAAGACCGTGACACCCCCGGACTCGGCATCCCCATTGATGCCTCGCTTTCGTTCCACACCGACGCCGGAATCACCCGCAACGATACGGTTGTAGGCACGCTTATGATCTACAGCATTGAAGACGGCGACTCACTGCGCAGGTTCCCCGATGAGGTTTCCAGGCTGACCAACCGGGATTTTGCAGATATCATGCAGACGGAAATTGTTGAGGACATCCGCAGCACCTGGGATCCGGCATGGAACCGGAGGCACCTGTTCAACCGGAAGTACAGTGAAGCATTTCGCCCGAACGTCCCGGCCGTGCTGCTCGAGCTGCTGTCCCATCAGAATTTCCTGGATATGCAGTATGCGCTGGATCCGAGGTTCCGCTTTGATGTCAGCAGAACGCTGTATAAATCCATGCTGCGGTTTATTTCAGATCGCTATCAGGTAGATTATATCGTGCAGCCGCTTCCCGTCAGCAATTTCCGCATCACGGCAACCGGTGATGATAGTGTCAGGCTGCGCTGGAATGCAGTTTCTGATACCCTCGAGCCTACGGCAGATCCGGACCGCTACATCGTCTACAAGAAGAAAGGGGACAAGCCCTTTGACAACGGACGGATCACTGAACAGACTCAGATTACAGTTGACGGTCTGACTCCCGGCGAGATGTATCAGTTCAAGGTGGTGGCGGCCAATGATGGAGGAAAAAGCTTTCCATCCGAAAAACTGGCGGTTTCTCTGCAGGACAACCCGGGCCCCTCGGTGCTTATCGTAAATGGATTTGAAAGGGTGTCCGGTCCTGCCATTGTGGATGAACCCGGTTTCAAGGGATTTGCCAATTTTTCGGACCGCGGTGTTCCGGACCGGTATGATATCAGTTTTACCGGTGATCAGTTTGATTTTGACCCGGATTCAGAATGGCTGACAAACGATGCGCCCGGCCACGGAGCCAGTTACGCTGACTATGAAACCCGGGTTATTCCCGGCAACAGTTTTGCCTTTCCTGCTGTTTACGGTGAATCATTGCAGCAGCTTGGACTTTCGTTTTCATCGGCAAGCATGGCCTCAATACGTGACCGGCAGGTTGATATGTCAGATTATGACGCCGTAATTTTGATTTTTGGAATGCAAAAATCAACGCCCTGGCCCAAACAGGAGCTGCTTGACCGTGAACCCGCTTTCCCCGTTTTCCCTGAACGGACACGGGAAGAGATTGCAAGATATCTCAAGCTCGGGGGAAGATTGTTCATAAGCGGAGCACATGTAGGGTCTGATGCAGCAGATCGGGCCGGTGACGATCCCGGGGTATTGGATTTCATTCAGGACACTCTGGGCTATTCCAGCGAAACAAATCATGCTGCCAGGACCGGGGATGTCAGGGTCGTTTCAGATTCGTTGCTGCCGGTAAATACCCGCTTTTCCTTCAATACGGAGTACCACCGGGATATCTACATTACAGATGCTCCGGATGCCATTGAGCCGTACGGAGATCCGGTGGAACCCGGTGTTTCATCCGTGGATGACGGCGGGGCGCAGAATGATGCCCTGATCATGAAAACGGCCGATACTTCCGGCACAGCAAGTGAAGAAACCATCAAAAACAAGAAGCGGCTTTCTACCGGAAATCTGTATCCGTTAGGACCGGAAACACTGATACGCTTTGAAGAGAATCAGTTCAGTGCCGGGGTTGGTAAAAGAACGGGCACGCACGCAGTGGTGACATTCGGCTTCCCCTTTGAGACCATCAAAGAGCGGGATGAACGCCGGCTTGTCCTCGAAGGTGTAATGAAGTATCTGGGAGTTCTGGAGGCTGCGGATTAG
- a CDS encoding GNAT family N-acetyltransferase, giving the protein MIRAFTDNDFDAVLQLLQEALIHDTIDEGLLREKIYGDPDFSYDTTLVAEENESLSGFMQGVLRDVRGELIGYLKLMAVDSGKRKSGVGKEMYEQLESHFISKNAGKIRIFDAPLNYFQPGIDPRYTEALCFAWRMGFERFDDTTNLTADLHARDWQTSEKEQLLAEQGIIVSRADEDDRVELLRFIEKEFELWRHEVAIAYQSDPVAVHIARLNGKIRAFSAYNGNNVGTGWFGPMGTSKELRGKGIGAVLLKRCLKDLRDEGNKQAIIPWVGPIPFYAYHAGAKVDRVFWRFEKKL; this is encoded by the coding sequence ATGATAAGAGCATTTACTGACAATGATTTTGACGCCGTACTTCAACTTTTACAAGAGGCACTGATACACGACACTATTGATGAAGGACTTCTGAGGGAAAAAATTTACGGCGATCCCGACTTTTCTTATGACACGACTCTTGTTGCCGAAGAAAACGAAAGTCTTTCCGGATTCATGCAGGGTGTGCTGCGGGATGTACGCGGCGAACTCATCGGCTACCTCAAGCTTATGGCCGTTGACTCCGGCAAAAGGAAGAGCGGTGTGGGAAAAGAAATGTATGAGCAGCTGGAAAGCCATTTTATTTCAAAGAATGCCGGCAAAATCAGGATTTTTGATGCGCCGCTGAACTATTTTCAGCCCGGCATCGATCCCCGGTACACCGAAGCTTTGTGTTTTGCCTGGCGGATGGGGTTTGAGCGCTTCGATGATACGACTAACCTGACGGCCGATCTGCATGCCCGTGACTGGCAGACCTCTGAAAAGGAGCAGCTTCTTGCAGAGCAGGGGATTATTGTCAGCCGGGCTGATGAAGATGACCGTGTTGAACTGCTCAGGTTTATCGAGAAGGAGTTTGAGCTCTGGCGCCATGAGGTAGCCATAGCATATCAGTCCGACCCGGTTGCCGTACATATCGCCCGGCTGAACGGTAAAATCCGGGCTTTTTCCGCCTACAACGGGAATAATGTCGGAACAGGCTGGTTTGGCCCTATGGGCACTTCGAAAGAATTACGGGGCAAAGGTATAGGTGCGGTGCTGCTCAAACGGTGCCTGAAAGACCTCAGAGATGAGGGCAACAAACAGGCGATTATTCCATGGGTGGGCCCCATACCATTTTACGCTTATCATGCCGGTGCCAAAGTGGATCGTGTATTCTGGCGATTCGAGAAAAAATTGTAA
- a CDS encoding alpha/beta fold hydrolase → MVTEFTHTEKHYEAELRFDIRKYVDNPRLPDLLFLHGFMGSGMQFRHLFTGISDIVNPATADISIPGPTHSPAGSLAEPLSRGIHQIVSGYLNGGDHFDHPFVAGYSMGGRLALSWATRFPGHLSGLILESTTAGIFDERKREQRRIRDAENADRIRADFPAFLNEWEKNPLFQIDDGGSAASVPRYIRQKKDNSGTQVTSGARNRLETIQRSQHPETAAAWLEGFGAGVMPPVWDQLDRIRCPVIMITGRMDSKFCDIAGRMTKKLPDAHHTIVPDAAHRVHIDSPDHYISTLRDFLNTCGTNNKIDFSVRPE, encoded by the coding sequence ATGGTGACCGAATTCACCCATACGGAAAAGCATTACGAAGCCGAACTTCGGTTTGATATCCGAAAATATGTCGATAACCCCCGCCTGCCTGACCTTTTGTTTCTGCATGGATTCATGGGTTCTGGAATGCAGTTCAGGCATCTTTTCACGGGCATATCTGATATCGTAAATCCCGCAACTGCAGACATTTCCATCCCCGGTCCGACTCACAGTCCGGCCGGTTCTCTTGCCGAACCACTGAGCCGCGGCATTCATCAGATCGTGTCCGGATACCTGAATGGCGGCGATCATTTCGATCATCCTTTTGTTGCAGGTTACAGCATGGGCGGTCGGCTGGCTCTCAGCTGGGCAACTCGGTTTCCGGGACATCTTTCGGGACTGATTCTTGAAAGCACCACTGCTGGTATTTTTGATGAGCGTAAACGCGAGCAGCGGAGAATACGGGATGCTGAAAATGCTGACCGGATCCGTGCCGATTTTCCCGCGTTTCTGAATGAATGGGAAAAAAATCCGCTGTTTCAGATAGACGATGGCGGAAGTGCGGCATCCGTGCCGCGTTATATCCGGCAAAAAAAGGACAATTCCGGCACACAAGTAACCTCCGGAGCACGTAACCGCCTGGAAACCATTCAGCGAAGCCAACACCCCGAAACCGCCGCTGCCTGGCTTGAAGGATTCGGTGCCGGCGTTATGCCGCCTGTATGGGATCAACTCGACCGGATCAGATGCCCGGTTATTATGATAACCGGCCGGATGGATTCGAAATTTTGTGACATCGCCGGACGGATGACAAAAAAGCTGCCGGATGCTCACCACACCATTGTACCGGATGCCGCTCACCGGGTTCATATCGATTCACCCGATCATTATATTTCAACACTTCGGGATTTTTTAAACACCTGCGGGACGAATAACAAGATTGACTTTTCTGTCCGGCCGGAGTAA
- a CDS encoding TlpA family protein disulfide reductase, which translates to MIKKSLIWTVLLIIAGMTDALANPAAGDTLSWRPAEVFPATREHKAPDFELKDPEGKVVKLSDFDGKIVLLNIWATWCPPCRDEVPALIRLQEAFEDDGVQIVGVAIDENGAAAAVSDFAASFEINYPVPLDDGSVQDAYGPLSAIPTTYILDRQRNVRFYAAGYLEYDQMENAVKELLEN; encoded by the coding sequence ATGATTAAAAAAAGTCTGATCTGGACGGTTTTGCTGATCATTGCCGGCATGACGGATGCATTGGCGAATCCTGCTGCCGGAGATACACTGAGCTGGCGGCCGGCCGAAGTTTTTCCCGCAACCAGAGAGCACAAAGCTCCCGATTTCGAGCTCAAGGATCCGGAGGGAAAAGTTGTAAAGCTGAGTGACTTTGACGGAAAAATCGTGCTTTTGAATATCTGGGCTACGTGGTGCCCGCCATGTCGTGATGAGGTTCCCGCATTGATCCGTCTTCAGGAGGCATTTGAGGATGATGGCGTGCAGATTGTCGGCGTGGCCATAGATGAAAACGGTGCAGCCGCCGCGGTCTCCGATTTTGCAGCTTCCTTTGAGATTAACTATCCCGTACCGCTTGATGACGGATCTGTACAGGACGCCTACGGACCGCTGAGTGCAATTCCGACTACATATATTCTTGACAGGCAAAGAAATGTCCGCTTTTATGCCGCAGGATATCTGGAGTATGATCAAATGGAGAATGCGGTTAAGGAACTCCTTGAAAATTAG
- a CDS encoding SDR family NAD(P)-dependent oxidoreductase — MPKKGISRKNFIENSALGMAGLALGGSAASGSAGTASASRTSPGESDYSHFRDAVVLITGATSGIGEATARLFAGAGAKVFFCGRRRELGKQVEESIRNDGGEVTYYYADVREESKVRDFVDACKDTYGRIDIAFNNAGIEGPNGGFDEISMDGEMGYHDLIKTNVDGVIYSMRYQLPVMREQQSGIIINVGSMLSHRGSDTWGAYAASKHAVIGMTRSAAIPNAQHGIRVMSLSPGGTRTDLLKRFMGGSLDGAGANSPMGRIAEPEEIGYIVMGMCDPNMKFLNGDDVKGDEHPRNGKKLDRQTDGTVAALCRDSTARFECHIADRISIPPAESHLLLLIANPQPPELPDTSLHLRGQAGVHPAL; from the coding sequence ATGCCTAAAAAAGGAATCAGCCGGAAAAATTTCATTGAAAACAGCGCCCTTGGAATGGCCGGACTTGCACTCGGCGGCTCAGCTGCCAGCGGTTCAGCCGGAACAGCATCTGCTTCCAGAACCAGTCCCGGAGAATCGGACTACTCACACTTCCGGGATGCTGTGGTACTGATAACGGGAGCGACATCCGGAATTGGCGAGGCTACAGCGCGTTTGTTTGCCGGAGCCGGTGCCAAAGTGTTTTTCTGCGGACGCCGCCGTGAACTTGGCAAGCAGGTTGAAGAATCTATCAGAAATGACGGTGGAGAAGTAACATATTACTATGCCGATGTACGTGAAGAGTCCAAGGTCAGGGATTTTGTTGATGCCTGCAAGGATACCTACGGACGTATTGACATTGCGTTTAACAATGCCGGAATAGAAGGGCCAAATGGGGGTTTTGACGAAATCAGCATGGATGGTGAGATGGGCTACCATGATCTGATAAAGACGAATGTCGACGGGGTTATCTATTCCATGAGATATCAGCTTCCGGTCATGAGAGAACAGCAAAGCGGCATTATCATTAATGTCGGCTCGATGCTTTCCCACCGCGGCTCCGATACCTGGGGAGCCTATGCTGCCAGCAAGCACGCTGTCATCGGTATGACACGCTCTGCGGCTATTCCCAACGCACAGCACGGAATCCGCGTCATGAGCCTGTCGCCCGGCGGAACCCGGACCGATCTTTTGAAACGCTTCATGGGCGGAAGCCTCGACGGAGCCGGCGCAAACAGCCCGATGGGCCGCATAGCCGAACCGGAGGAGATTGGCTACATCGTTATGGGCATGTGTGATCCCAATATGAAATTCCTCAACGGTGACGATGTAAAGGGCGACGAGCATCCTCGGAATGGCAAAAAGCTTGACCGGCAAACTGACGGCACAGTAGCGGCTCTCTGCCGGGACAGTACGGCACGCTTTGAATGTCACATCGCAGACCGGATCAGCATCCCGCCTGCTGAGTCACACCTGCTTCTGCTGATTGCTAATCCGCAGCCTCCAGAACTCCCAGATACTTCATTACACCTTCGAGGACAAGCCGGCGTTCATCCCGCTCTTTGA
- a CDS encoding ATP cone domain-containing protein: MNSSPEIRITKASGELVPFSEKKLRQSLERAGAAEPQISAVVDDVRDQLYHGIGTGKIYRKAYDLLRKKSYANAARYKLKKAIMELGPSGYPFEQFVAAILEQQGFQTSVGKVIKGKCVTHEVDVVAQKNGKLIMAECKFHNRPGVKCDVKVPLYIDSRFRDVMNGSFNGSYSDHEGWIVTNTRFTDDAISYGTCAGLVMLGWDYPKKSSLKKRIGLAGLHPLTCLSSLQQKEKAFLLEKGVVLCRRVRENEYLLRELGLSDTRIKKVISECDELVNELDVPPE; this comes from the coding sequence ATGAATTCATCACCTGAAATACGAATAACAAAGGCATCAGGGGAGCTTGTTCCTTTTTCTGAAAAGAAACTCCGGCAATCACTGGAACGTGCAGGTGCAGCCGAGCCGCAGATTTCGGCAGTCGTGGATGATGTCAGAGATCAGTTGTACCACGGCATCGGAACCGGCAAGATCTATCGCAAGGCCTATGACCTTTTAAGGAAAAAATCGTATGCCAATGCGGCCCGGTACAAGCTGAAAAAGGCGATAATGGAGCTGGGGCCGTCCGGATATCCATTCGAGCAGTTCGTCGCTGCCATTCTGGAACAGCAGGGATTTCAGACCAGTGTGGGAAAGGTCATCAAGGGAAAATGCGTTACGCATGAAGTCGATGTTGTTGCGCAAAAAAACGGAAAACTCATCATGGCAGAGTGTAAGTTCCACAACAGACCGGGGGTGAAATGTGATGTCAAAGTCCCGCTCTACATCGACTCCCGGTTCCGGGATGTCATGAACGGCAGTTTCAACGGCTCGTATTCTGATCATGAAGGATGGATTGTCACCAATACCCGTTTTACGGATGACGCCATCAGTTACGGCACCTGTGCAGGCCTGGTGATGCTTGGATGGGATTACCCGAAAAAAAGCAGCCTGAAAAAGCGGATAGGCCTGGCAGGACTTCATCCGCTTACCTGCCTGAGTTCGCTGCAGCAAAAGGAGAAAGCGTTCCTGCTCGAAAAGGGTGTTGTGTTATGCCGGAGAGTCCGCGAAAATGAGTATCTGCTCAGGGAGCTCGGGTTATCTGACACGCGCATCAAAAAAGTTATCAGCGAATGCGACGAACTGGTCAATGAGCTTGATGTCCCGCCGGAGTGA
- a CDS encoding DUF2933 domain-containing protein — MLIIIECPVMYLFMQHGAGYCHE; from the coding sequence TTGTTAATAATAATTGAATGTCCCGTAATGTATCTCTTCATGCAGCACGGTGCCGGTTACTGCCATGAATAA